In Burkholderia savannae, one genomic interval encodes:
- a CDS encoding acyl-CoA dehydrogenase family protein: protein MDLNFTADEEAFRAQVQRFLADKLPPRISRKVKGGLRLTRDDMREWHATLNAQGWLASHWPREWGGPGWSVAQKFLFDNECALAGAPRIVPFGVNMLGPVLIKYGSEAQKRRWLPRILDGTDWWCQGYSEPGAGSDLASVATSAVRGVDAQGDHYVVNGQKTWTTLGHYANMIFCLVRTATDVRKQEGISFLLVDMNSPGVEVRPIVTLDGEHEVNEVFLTDVRVPAENLVGEENKGWTYAKYLLTYERTNIAGIGFSVAALEKLRAVAAKVKKNGRPLADDPLFAARLARVEIELENMKTTNLRVLAAVAGGGAPGAESSMLKIRGTQIRQEISSLLRRAMGPYAQPFVDAALDADYDGEPPGGLPEAASAAAQYFNNRKLSIFGGSNEIQKNIVSKMILGL, encoded by the coding sequence ATGGATCTGAATTTCACCGCAGACGAGGAAGCGTTTCGCGCGCAGGTGCAGCGCTTTCTCGCCGACAAGCTGCCGCCGCGCATCTCGCGCAAGGTGAAGGGCGGCTTGCGGCTCACGCGCGACGACATGCGCGAATGGCACGCGACGCTCAACGCGCAGGGCTGGCTCGCGAGCCACTGGCCGCGCGAATGGGGCGGCCCCGGCTGGAGCGTCGCGCAGAAGTTCCTGTTCGACAACGAGTGCGCGCTCGCGGGCGCGCCGCGCATCGTGCCGTTCGGCGTGAACATGCTCGGCCCCGTGCTCATCAAGTACGGCAGCGAAGCGCAGAAGCGCCGCTGGCTGCCGCGCATCCTCGACGGCACCGACTGGTGGTGCCAGGGCTATTCGGAACCGGGCGCGGGCTCCGATCTTGCGTCGGTCGCGACGAGCGCGGTGCGGGGTGTCGACGCGCAGGGCGATCACTACGTCGTGAACGGCCAGAAGACGTGGACGACGCTCGGCCACTACGCGAACATGATCTTCTGCCTCGTGCGCACTGCGACCGACGTGCGCAAGCAGGAAGGCATCAGCTTCCTGCTCGTCGACATGAATTCGCCCGGCGTCGAGGTGCGCCCGATCGTCACGCTCGACGGCGAGCATGAAGTGAACGAAGTGTTCCTCACCGACGTGCGCGTGCCCGCCGAGAACCTCGTCGGCGAAGAAAACAAGGGCTGGACCTACGCGAAATACCTGCTCACGTACGAGCGCACCAACATCGCGGGCATCGGCTTCTCGGTCGCGGCGCTGGAAAAGCTGCGCGCGGTCGCGGCGAAGGTGAAGAAGAACGGCCGGCCGCTCGCCGACGATCCGCTCTTCGCCGCGCGGCTCGCGCGCGTCGAGATCGAGCTCGAGAACATGAAGACGACGAACCTGCGCGTGCTCGCGGCCGTCGCGGGCGGCGGCGCGCCGGGCGCGGAGAGCTCGATGCTGAAGATCCGCGGCACGCAGATCCGGCAGGAGATTTCGTCGCTGTTGCGGCGCGCGATGGGGCCGTACGCGCAGCCGTTCGTCGACGCGGCGCTCGACGCCGACTACGACGGCGAGCCGCCGGGCGGCCTGCCCGAAGCGGCGAGCGCGGCGGCGCAGTACTTCAACAATCGCAAGCTGTCGATCTTCGGCGGGTCGAACGAAATCCAGAAGAACATCGTCTCGAAGATGATTCTCGGGCTTTGA
- a CDS encoding 3-hydroxyacyl-CoA dehydrogenase NAD-binding domain-containing protein translates to MNQQASHATGTVMRERRDKVLVVTIDHPPVNALSADVRRGLVDALDAADAEAAVGAVLIVGAGRNFIAGADIREFGKPPVPPLLPDVCNRIETSGKPVVVALHGATLGGGLEIALAAHYRIAVPGAKLGLPEVQLGLLPGAGGTQRTPRLIGAQAALDLMLSGRHASAEEALTLGLVDRLARSDDTLAEGLAYVQELLAAGAPARRTRDAQGLADRAAAEAALDAARADVAKKSRGLFSPAKIVEAVAAALAQPFDEGLRTERKLFLECLDSPQRAGLVHAFFAEREAAKSPETRRGAPRAIERIGVVGGGTMGAGIAVAALDAGLPVTMIERDDASLQRGRAHVEKVYAGLVAKGRMTPAAQAARLARFKGGTSYDALAQADVVIEAVFEDMAVKKAVFAALARACKPGAVLATNTSYLDIDEIAASVERASDVIGLHFFSPANIMRLLEVVVPAKVSADVVATAFELAKKLRKIPVRAGVCDGFIGNRVLAVYRTAADYMMEDGASPYQIDRAIREFGFPMGPYQVVDLAGGDIGWATRKRRAPTRDPRLRYVEIADRLCERGWFGQKTGRGYYLYPDGARVGAPDPDVEAIIAGERAKKGVTPRAFADDEIVRRYLAAMINEGANVVHEKIALRPLDVDAVFLHGYGFPRHRGGPMHYADTVGLANVLADIRAFASEDPVFWKPSPLLVDLVARGETFASLNRID, encoded by the coding sequence ATGAATCAGCAGGCATCCCACGCAACCGGCACCGTCATGCGCGAGCGGCGCGACAAGGTGCTTGTCGTCACGATCGACCATCCGCCTGTCAACGCGCTGTCCGCCGACGTGCGGCGCGGCCTCGTCGACGCGCTCGACGCGGCCGACGCCGAGGCGGCCGTCGGCGCGGTGCTGATCGTCGGGGCCGGACGCAACTTCATCGCCGGCGCGGACATCCGCGAGTTCGGCAAGCCGCCCGTGCCGCCGCTGCTGCCCGACGTGTGCAACCGGATCGAGACGAGCGGCAAGCCGGTCGTCGTCGCGCTGCACGGCGCGACGCTCGGCGGCGGGCTCGAGATCGCGCTCGCCGCGCATTACCGGATCGCCGTGCCGGGCGCGAAGCTCGGCCTGCCGGAAGTGCAGCTCGGGCTGCTGCCGGGCGCGGGCGGCACGCAGCGCACGCCGCGCCTGATCGGCGCGCAGGCCGCGCTCGACCTGATGCTGAGCGGGCGGCACGCGTCGGCCGAGGAGGCGCTCACGCTCGGCCTCGTCGATCGGCTCGCGCGCAGCGACGACACGCTCGCCGAAGGGCTCGCGTACGTCCAGGAATTGCTCGCGGCGGGTGCGCCCGCGCGTCGCACGCGCGACGCACAAGGGCTCGCCGATCGCGCGGCGGCCGAAGCGGCGCTCGACGCCGCGCGCGCCGACGTCGCGAAGAAGTCGCGCGGGCTGTTCTCGCCGGCGAAGATCGTCGAAGCGGTCGCCGCGGCGCTCGCGCAACCGTTCGACGAAGGCTTGCGCACCGAGCGCAAGCTGTTTCTCGAATGCCTCGACAGCCCGCAGCGCGCGGGGCTCGTGCATGCGTTCTTCGCGGAGCGCGAGGCGGCGAAATCGCCGGAGACGCGCCGCGGCGCGCCGCGCGCGATCGAGCGGATCGGCGTCGTCGGCGGCGGCACGATGGGCGCGGGCATCGCGGTCGCGGCGCTCGACGCCGGCCTTCCGGTGACGATGATCGAGCGCGACGACGCATCGCTCCAACGCGGCCGCGCGCATGTCGAGAAGGTCTACGCGGGCCTTGTCGCGAAGGGCCGGATGACGCCCGCCGCGCAGGCCGCGCGCCTCGCGCGCTTCAAGGGCGGCACGTCGTACGACGCGCTCGCGCAGGCCGACGTCGTGATCGAAGCGGTGTTCGAGGACATGGCGGTGAAGAAGGCCGTGTTCGCGGCGCTCGCGCGCGCGTGCAAGCCGGGCGCCGTGCTCGCGACGAACACGTCGTATCTCGACATCGACGAAATCGCCGCGAGCGTCGAGCGCGCGTCCGACGTGATCGGCCTGCATTTCTTCTCGCCCGCGAACATCATGAGGCTGCTCGAGGTGGTGGTGCCGGCGAAGGTGAGCGCGGACGTCGTCGCGACCGCGTTCGAGCTCGCGAAGAAGCTGAGGAAGATCCCGGTGCGCGCGGGCGTGTGCGACGGCTTCATCGGCAACCGCGTGCTCGCCGTGTACCGGACGGCCGCCGATTACATGATGGAAGACGGTGCGTCGCCGTATCAGATCGATCGCGCGATCCGCGAATTCGGCTTCCCGATGGGGCCGTACCAGGTCGTCGATCTGGCGGGCGGCGATATCGGCTGGGCGACCCGCAAGCGCCGCGCGCCGACGCGCGATCCGCGGCTGCGCTACGTCGAGATCGCGGACCGCCTGTGCGAGCGCGGCTGGTTCGGCCAGAAGACGGGCCGCGGCTACTACCTGTATCCGGACGGCGCGCGCGTCGGCGCGCCGGACCCGGACGTCGAGGCGATCATCGCCGGCGAGCGCGCGAAGAAGGGCGTGACGCCGCGTGCGTTCGCCGACGACGAAATCGTGCGCCGCTATCTCGCCGCGATGATCAACGAAGGCGCGAACGTCGTGCACGAGAAGATCGCGCTGCGCCCGCTCGACGTCGACGCGGTGTTCCTGCACGGCTACGGCTTCCCGCGCCATCGCGGCGGCCCGATGCATTACGCGGACACGGTAGGCCTCGCAAACGTGCTCGCCGACATCCGCGCGTTCGCGAGCGAGGACCCGGTCTTCTGGAAGCCGTCGCCGCTTCTCGTCGATCTCGTCGCGCGCGGCGAGACCTTCGCGAGCCTGAACCGCATCGACTGA
- a CDS encoding LysR family transcriptional regulator, protein MDLNALTLLVDILDAGNLSKAAQRLKMSRANVSYRLNQLEKSIGLQLVRRTTRRIEPTEIGLRLYEHGRRIQNELFAAREAVTTLGQELQGRVRLSVPSGYGQLVMSNWLIAFKRLYPGIVLDAVFENRVEDLMRDEVDIAVRVMSEPPQNLVARDMGAVRYVACASPGFAATHGMPTELDQLFDAPVITATVVGRQLRVAAYLGDERHEVLLEPTLISENFLFLRQAILAGLGVGIVPDYVVHDDVRRGAVVTTLDAYRLSIFGTHMYMLYMPNRHHTRATSTFIDFMLDEARNAGRGA, encoded by the coding sequence ATGGATCTGAATGCGCTTACGCTGCTCGTCGACATCCTCGACGCGGGCAACCTCAGCAAGGCGGCGCAGCGGCTCAAGATGAGCCGCGCGAACGTCAGCTACCGGCTCAATCAGCTGGAGAAATCGATCGGGCTGCAGCTCGTGCGGCGCACGACGCGGCGCATCGAGCCGACCGAGATCGGGCTGCGCCTGTACGAGCACGGGCGGCGAATCCAGAACGAGCTGTTCGCCGCGCGCGAGGCGGTGACGACGCTCGGCCAGGAACTGCAGGGGCGCGTGCGGCTATCAGTGCCGAGCGGCTACGGGCAGCTCGTGATGTCGAACTGGCTGATCGCGTTCAAGCGGCTCTATCCGGGGATCGTGCTCGACGCCGTGTTCGAGAACCGCGTCGAGGATCTGATGCGCGACGAAGTCGACATCGCCGTGCGCGTGATGTCCGAGCCGCCGCAAAACCTCGTCGCGCGCGACATGGGCGCGGTGCGCTACGTCGCGTGCGCGTCGCCCGGCTTCGCCGCGACGCACGGGATGCCGACCGAGCTCGATCAGCTATTCGACGCGCCCGTCATCACGGCGACGGTGGTCGGCCGGCAATTGCGCGTCGCCGCGTATCTCGGCGACGAGCGGCACGAGGTGCTGCTCGAGCCGACGCTCATCTCCGAGAACTTCCTGTTCCTGCGCCAGGCGATCCTGGCGGGGCTCGGCGTCGGGATCGTGCCGGACTACGTCGTCCACGACGACGTGCGGCGCGGCGCGGTCGTGACGACGCTCGATGCATACCGGCTCAGCATCTTCGGCACGCACATGTACATGCTGTACATGCCGAACCGGCATCACACGCGCGCGACCTCGACGTTCATCGACTTCATGCTCGACGAGGCGAGAAACGCCGGGCGCGGCGCATGA
- the ggt gene encoding gamma-glutamyltransferase — protein MTDRIRPRSTSPWAGALAAALLAVTAGCANAPGSGARNAAASAAPASATAEASATSAAESPASPAELSSWVDKPGWTAQRDMIAAAHPLAAQAGQEMLKAGGTAVDAAIAAQMVLMLVEPQASGIGGGAFLLHADGKKVEAYDGRETAPAAATDRLFYDANGKPLPRAALGARAVGAPGVLRMLELAHRAHGKLPWRRLFQPAIRLAEQGFPLGPRLAAALANDPSLASDPAARAVFYDKNGAPKPAGATLKNPQLAATLKLVAAHGANAFYTGAIARDIVAKVRQAPNPGVLSVQDLAQYRAKVREPLCADYRKWTVCGMPPPSAGGLVVAQMLGLLEAQPDWRQIGAQKPVRNATGVEPTPFAAHLFSEAGRLAYADRAQYVADPDFVAPPGGSWKSLVERRYVAERARLIGDASLGGASAGSPSGLPPASAADRGAEPASGSQITVVDRYGNAVSMTSTLDARFGSRLMVRGFLLNSQVLDFSPVSAEHGKPVANRVQPGKRARSTLAPELVFEKGSRRLMMALGSAGGASTANDVAKTLVGMIDWGMTMQQAIALPNFGSRNGPTELEKGRVSDALADALKERGHDVRVVELGSSLQGIQRINVEGQSVWFGGSDPRRDGVVAGD, from the coding sequence ATGACCGACCGGATTCGCCCGCGCTCGACCAGCCCGTGGGCGGGCGCGCTCGCCGCCGCCCTCCTCGCCGTCACCGCCGGCTGCGCGAACGCGCCCGGCTCGGGCGCGCGAAACGCCGCCGCCTCGGCCGCGCCGGCGTCGGCAACGGCTGAGGCTTCAGCGACGTCGGCCGCGGAATCGCCGGCCTCGCCCGCCGAGCTCTCGAGCTGGGTCGACAAGCCGGGCTGGACCGCGCAGCGCGACATGATCGCGGCCGCACATCCGCTCGCCGCGCAGGCGGGCCAGGAAATGCTGAAGGCGGGCGGCACGGCCGTCGATGCGGCAATCGCCGCGCAGATGGTGCTGATGCTCGTCGAGCCGCAAGCGTCGGGCATCGGCGGCGGCGCGTTCCTGCTGCACGCGGACGGCAAGAAGGTCGAGGCGTACGACGGCCGCGAGACCGCGCCCGCCGCCGCGACCGATCGACTCTTTTACGACGCGAACGGCAAGCCGCTGCCGCGCGCGGCGCTCGGCGCGCGCGCGGTCGGCGCGCCGGGCGTGCTGCGCATGCTCGAGCTCGCGCACCGCGCGCACGGCAAGCTGCCGTGGCGGCGCTTGTTCCAGCCCGCGATCCGGCTCGCCGAACAAGGCTTTCCGCTCGGCCCGCGGCTTGCGGCGGCGCTCGCGAACGATCCGTCGCTCGCGAGCGATCCGGCCGCGCGCGCGGTCTTCTACGACAAGAACGGCGCGCCGAAGCCGGCCGGCGCGACGCTGAAGAACCCCCAGCTCGCGGCGACGCTCAAGCTCGTCGCCGCGCACGGCGCGAACGCGTTCTACACGGGCGCGATCGCGCGCGACATCGTCGCGAAGGTGCGCCAGGCGCCGAATCCGGGCGTGCTGAGCGTGCAGGATCTTGCGCAATATCGCGCGAAAGTGCGCGAGCCGCTGTGCGCCGACTATCGCAAGTGGACCGTGTGCGGAATGCCGCCGCCGTCGGCGGGCGGGCTCGTCGTCGCGCAGATGCTCGGCCTGCTCGAGGCCCAGCCGGACTGGCGGCAGATCGGCGCGCAGAAGCCCGTGCGCAACGCGACGGGTGTCGAGCCGACGCCGTTCGCCGCGCATCTGTTCAGCGAGGCGGGGCGCCTCGCGTACGCGGATCGCGCGCAGTACGTCGCCGATCCGGATTTCGTCGCGCCGCCGGGCGGCAGCTGGAAGAGCCTCGTCGAGCGGCGCTACGTCGCCGAGCGCGCGCGCCTGATCGGCGATGCGAGCCTCGGCGGCGCGAGCGCCGGCTCGCCGTCCGGCCTGCCGCCCGCGTCGGCCGCCGATCGTGGTGCGGAGCCGGCGTCGGGATCGCAGATCACGGTCGTCGACCGCTACGGCAACGCGGTGTCGATGACGTCGACCCTCGACGCGCGCTTCGGCTCGCGGCTGATGGTGCGCGGCTTCCTGCTCAACAGCCAGGTGCTCGACTTCTCGCCCGTATCGGCCGAGCACGGCAAGCCGGTCGCGAACCGCGTGCAGCCGGGCAAGCGCGCGCGCTCGACGCTCGCGCCCGAGCTCGTGTTCGAGAAAGGCTCGCGGCGGCTGATGATGGCGCTCGGCTCGGCGGGCGGCGCGTCGACCGCGAACGATGTCGCGAAGACGCTCGTCGGCATGATCGATTGGGGCATGACGATGCAGCAGGCGATCGCGCTGCCGAACTTCGGCTCGCGCAACGGGCCGACCGAGCTCGAGAAGGGACGCGTGTCCGACGCGCTCGCCGACGCGCTGAAGGAGCGCGGGCACGACGTGCGCG